A genomic window from Candidatus Denitrolinea symbiosum includes:
- a CDS encoding class I SAM-dependent methyltransferase has product MTHFDERAKDWDSDPQKAARARAVADAIRAAIPLSTEMSALEYGCGTGLLSFALQPDLGPITLADTSQGMLDVLGEKIANSGAVNMRPIRLDLSTDLLPAERFDIVYSLMVLHHVHDARGILGRFYDVLKPNGYLVVADLDKEDGSFHTDGSTDVHKGFDRAELQKWVEAAGFGNVNVSTAYEVKKIVDGVEKAFPVFLLSARKK; this is encoded by the coding sequence ATGACTCACTTCGACGAACGCGCCAAAGACTGGGACTCGGATCCCCAAAAAGCGGCGCGCGCCCGCGCCGTGGCAGACGCCATCCGCGCCGCGATCCCGCTTTCGACCGAAATGTCCGCCCTCGAATACGGCTGCGGGACGGGGCTGCTCAGCTTCGCCCTGCAACCCGACCTTGGTCCGATCACGCTGGCGGACACGTCGCAGGGCATGTTGGATGTGCTGGGCGAAAAAATTGCGAATTCAGGCGCGGTTAACATGCGTCCCATCCGCCTCGACCTTTCGACCGATCTCCTGCCTGCCGAGAGATTCGACATCGTCTATTCGCTGATGGTCCTGCACCACGTCCACGACGCGAGGGGAATCCTGGGCAGGTTTTACGATGTCCTCAAGCCGAACGGATACCTGGTCGTCGCCGACCTGGACAAGGAAGATGGCTCCTTTCACACCGACGGCTCGACTGACGTCCACAAAGGATTCGACCGCGCCGAATTGCAGAAATGGGTCGAGGCGGCGGGATTCGGAAACGTCAACGTTTCGACCGCGTATGAAGTCAAGAAAATCGTAGACGGCGTGGAGAAGGCTTTCCCCGTGTTTTTACTGTCCGCGCGGAAGAAGTGA
- a CDS encoding transketolase codes for MPQKQGSINLPLPKEDILHDYRLAYASRQASLIGRREVLSGKAKFGIFGDGKELANIAIARAFRKGDWRSGYYRDQTWMFMLGVINIQQWFAQLYAHADLEAEPITGGRSMNGHYGSRYINPDGSWRVQTEMFNVSADVSPTGTQMPRTVGLAYASVVYRNLAGADNAAGADNAGPPQRNFSHNGDEIAWVTIGNASSAEGMFWESVNAIGVLQAPAVITVYDDGYGISVPNQFQMVKENIFAILKGFEREPCMEEDCERGYDLHQVRGWDYPALVETYRKAAEVARKYHIPQIVHVTELTQPQGHSTSGSHERYKTPERLAWEQEFDCLHKMRAWMIEQRVASDLELGEAETGERDRVEGIRKAAWDAFINPILEERGQVMDMLDEIAAASSHASELAEVRERLSALPSVTRRDVHAAAHEALRILRGEEHPSKQVLVRWKQEQDAVNFERYGSHLTGGAALKVEEVKPAYSDSSPTVFGFEVMNAAFDSILGRDPRVIAFGEDVGKLGDVNQGFKGMQEKYGALRVTDTGIREATILGQAIGMAMRGLRPIAEIQYLDYLLYALQVMSDDLATLHWRTVGGQSAPVIVRTRGHRLEGIWHSGSLMSGIINLVRGMHVLVPRDMTRAAGFYNTILKSGEPAIIVEVLNGYRVKEKLPDNLSEMTVPLGIPETIRAGRDLTLVTYGACCRIALDAAEKLSEVGIEVEVIDVQSLLPFDIHGKIVESLKKTNRILFVDEDVPGGASAYMLQQVIEKQGGYFHLDSPARTLSGTEHRPAYGSDGDYWSKPNAETIFDTVYEMMNEVDPNQFPKIL; via the coding sequence ATGCCCCAAAAGCAGGGTTCTATTAATCTTCCCCTCCCAAAAGAAGACATCCTCCACGACTACCGCCTCGCATACGCCTCCCGCCAAGCCTCCCTCATCGGCCGCCGCGAAGTGCTGAGCGGCAAGGCGAAATTCGGCATCTTCGGCGACGGCAAGGAACTGGCGAACATCGCCATCGCGCGCGCCTTCCGCAAAGGCGACTGGCGCTCGGGCTACTACCGCGACCAGACCTGGATGTTCATGCTCGGCGTGATCAACATCCAGCAATGGTTCGCGCAACTCTACGCCCACGCCGATCTCGAAGCCGAACCCATCACGGGCGGACGCTCGATGAACGGTCACTACGGCTCGCGCTACATCAACCCCGACGGATCGTGGCGCGTCCAAACCGAGATGTTCAATGTCTCTGCCGATGTCTCGCCGACTGGCACGCAAATGCCGCGCACGGTCGGGCTGGCGTACGCGTCGGTGGTTTATCGGAATCTCGCAGGGGCAGACAACGCAGCAGGGGCGGACAACGCAGGTCCGCCCCAACGAAATTTTTCCCACAATGGCGACGAGATCGCCTGGGTCACCATTGGCAACGCCTCCAGCGCGGAGGGCATGTTCTGGGAGAGCGTCAACGCCATCGGCGTGCTGCAGGCGCCCGCCGTCATCACCGTCTACGACGACGGCTACGGCATCTCCGTCCCCAACCAATTCCAGATGGTGAAGGAAAACATCTTCGCCATCCTCAAAGGTTTCGAGCGCGAACCGTGCATGGAGGAGGACTGCGAGCGCGGCTACGACCTCCACCAGGTGCGCGGCTGGGACTACCCCGCGCTGGTCGAAACCTACCGCAAGGCGGCCGAGGTCGCCCGCAAATACCACATCCCGCAGATCGTCCACGTCACCGAACTGACCCAGCCGCAGGGACACAGCACCAGCGGTTCACACGAACGTTACAAGACTCCCGAACGACTCGCCTGGGAACAGGAATTCGACTGCCTCCACAAAATGCGCGCGTGGATGATCGAGCAGCGCGTCGCTTCTGACCTCGAGCTGGGTGAGGCCGAAACGGGCGAACGCGACCGCGTGGAGGGAATCCGCAAAGCCGCGTGGGACGCGTTCATCAATCCCATCCTCGAGGAGCGCGGCCAGGTGATGGACATGCTGGACGAGATCGCGGCCGCGTCGAGTCACGCGTCAGAGTTGGCCGAGGTTCGGGAGCGGCTGTCCGCCCTCCCGTCGGTGACGAGGCGGGACGTCCACGCCGCGGCGCACGAAGCGCTGCGAATCCTGCGCGGCGAGGAGCATCCCTCCAAGCAAGTCCTCGTCCGCTGGAAGCAGGAGCAGGACGCGGTCAATTTCGAGCGCTACGGCTCGCACCTGACGGGCGGCGCCGCGCTGAAAGTCGAGGAGGTCAAGCCCGCCTATTCCGACTCGTCGCCGACCGTGTTCGGGTTCGAGGTGATGAACGCCGCGTTCGATTCCATTTTGGGACGCGACCCGCGCGTGATCGCGTTCGGCGAAGACGTGGGCAAACTCGGCGACGTGAACCAGGGCTTCAAAGGGATGCAGGAAAAATACGGCGCGCTGCGCGTGACCGATACGGGCATCCGCGAAGCGACGATTTTGGGACAGGCGATCGGCATGGCGATGCGCGGACTGCGCCCGATCGCGGAGATCCAATATCTCGATTATCTGCTCTACGCGCTGCAAGTCATGTCCGACGATTTGGCGACCCTGCACTGGCGCACCGTGGGCGGACAGTCCGCGCCTGTGATTGTGCGCACGCGCGGACATCGGCTGGAAGGCATCTGGCATTCGGGTTCGCTCATGTCGGGCATCATCAACCTGGTGCGCGGTATGCACGTGCTGGTCCCGCGTGACATGACCCGCGCCGCTGGTTTTTACAATACCATCTTAAAATCTGGCGAACCCGCCATCATCGTCGAGGTGTTGAACGGCTATCGCGTCAAAGAAAAATTGCCCGATAACCTGAGCGAGATGACCGTCCCGCTCGGAATCCCCGAAACGATTCGCGCGGGCCGCGACCTGACCCTCGTCACCTACGGCGCGTGCTGCCGCATCGCCCTCGACGCCGCGGAGAAGTTGAGCGAAGTCGGCATCGAGGTCGAAGTGATAGACGTGCAGTCGCTTCTGCCGTTCGATATTCACGGTAAGATCGTCGAGTCGCTCAAGAAGACCAACCGCATCTTGTTCGTGGACGAGGACGTGCCAGGCGGCGCGTCTGCGTACATGCTGCAACAGGTCATCGAAAAACAAGGCGGCTACTTCCACCTCGATTCCCCCGCGCGGACGCTGTCTGGAACCGAACACCGTCCCGCGTATGGCAGCGATGGCGATTACTGGTCAAAGCCGAATGCGGAGACGATCTTTGATACAGTTTACGAAATGATGAATGAAGTAGACCCAAATCAATTTCCGAAAATTCTTTAA
- a CDS encoding 2-oxo acid dehydrogenase subunit E2 produces MATKVLVPRLGEGVDEVTITKWLKKEGDSVKELEPLLEVNTDKVDTEIPAPASGVILKIEMQEGQPAKVGQLLALIGAAGESVISNQSSVTSAPAPSAPAPKADAAPSPVSRPPSHDLGFISPVVAKIAAERGIDLSQVAGTGLNGRITKNDVLNFVETREKRVESRPPTPSAAQHATPVVTPAQGDTLIKHTLIRKQIADHMVMSKSVSPHVLTVMEADMSRVVRHRAANKAAFERDGVNLTFTAYFMTAIVAGLKAFPAVNASWTDEGLLLHKSINIGMATSLGEEGLIVPVIKGADSLSLLGMARTINDLATRARARKLQPDEVKGGTFTLTNHGISGSLFAMPIINQPQCGILGIGAMQKRAVVVPAVGGTGDDAIAIRPMIYLSFVFDHRILDGASADWFLVKVKETLENWA; encoded by the coding sequence ATGGCGACAAAAGTGCTTGTACCCCGACTCGGCGAAGGCGTGGATGAAGTCACCATCACAAAGTGGCTTAAAAAAGAAGGCGACTCCGTCAAAGAGTTGGAGCCGCTGCTCGAAGTCAACACCGACAAGGTGGACACGGAAATCCCCGCGCCCGCTTCGGGCGTGATTCTCAAGATCGAAATGCAGGAAGGTCAGCCCGCGAAAGTGGGACAGTTGCTGGCGTTGATCGGCGCGGCAGGCGAATCAGTGATCAGTAATCAGTCATCAGTGACCAGCGCGCCCGCGCCATCCGCGCCCGCGCCAAAAGCGGATGCCGCGCCGTCTCCCGTCTCCCGTCCCCCGTCGCACGACCTCGGCTTCATCTCCCCCGTCGTCGCCAAGATCGCGGCCGAACGCGGGATTGACCTGTCCCAGGTCGCAGGCACGGGACTTAACGGTCGCATCACCAAAAACGACGTGTTGAATTTTGTAGAGACCAGAGAGAAGAGAGTAGAGAGTAGGCCGCCAACCCCAAGCGCTGCGCAACACGCCACGCCTGTTGTCACCCCCGCGCAGGGCGACACGCTCATCAAGCACACCCTCATCCGCAAACAGATCGCGGATCACATGGTCATGTCCAAATCCGTCTCGCCGCACGTGCTGACCGTGATGGAAGCGGACATGTCGCGCGTCGTCAGGCATCGCGCCGCCAACAAAGCCGCCTTCGAGCGCGACGGCGTCAACCTGACCTTCACGGCCTACTTCATGACCGCCATCGTCGCGGGACTGAAAGCCTTCCCCGCCGTCAACGCCTCGTGGACGGACGAAGGTCTGCTGCTCCACAAAAGCATCAACATCGGGATGGCGACCTCGCTCGGCGAGGAGGGACTCATCGTCCCCGTCATCAAAGGCGCGGACTCGCTCTCGCTGCTGGGGATGGCGCGCACGATCAACGACCTGGCGACTCGCGCCCGCGCCCGCAAACTCCAACCCGACGAGGTCAAGGGCGGGACGTTCACCCTCACCAATCACGGCATCAGCGGATCGCTCTTCGCCATGCCGATCATCAATCAGCCGCAATGCGGAATCCTGGGAATTGGCGCCATGCAGAAACGCGCGGTCGTCGTTCCCGCCGTCGGCGGGACAGGGGACGACGCGATCGCCATCCGCCCGATGATCTATCTCTCCTTCGTCTTCGACCACCGCATCCTGGACGGCGCGTCCGCGGACTGGTTCCTGGTCAAGGTCAAAGAGACGCTGGAGAATTGGGCATAA
- a CDS encoding site-specific DNA-methyltransferase: MYTEPKDYLNKVYFGDVMDLLRQLPDQSVDMIYSDPDYNVGVKYGDKSYSVSFDRYIDWYIELCKESLRVLRDDGNMFLINYSKQNAHLRVKYLDDVCHEVLDYAWVYNSNIGHSPKRFTTAHRSILHCRKTENNRFYKNNVAVPYQNPTDRRIMQNLANGSLGRMPYDWFYFDLVKNVSKEKTFHACQIPQEMAEMLIKASTMPGDTVLIHFGGSGSEIDVCQRLDRNFVAAEIDSKYYKMIMDRLSSGRIDEKYRLNVRRKDVPSQSQQLQLMESRKKYATSRSPRKSRVGVGK, encoded by the coding sequence ATGTATACCGAACCCAAAGATTATCTAAACAAAGTGTATTTCGGGGATGTTATGGATCTGCTCAGGCAACTGCCTGACCAGAGTGTTGACATGATCTATAGCGATCCCGATTACAACGTTGGTGTCAAATATGGCGATAAATCTTATTCCGTAAGTTTCGATAGGTACATTGACTGGTATATCGAACTATGCAAGGAGTCTTTACGAGTCCTGAGGGACGACGGTAACATGTTCTTGATAAACTACTCTAAACAAAATGCCCATCTTCGCGTGAAGTATCTTGACGATGTTTGTCATGAAGTCTTGGACTATGCTTGGGTTTACAACTCGAACATTGGACATAGCCCGAAAAGATTCACAACCGCACATAGGAGCATTTTGCATTGTAGAAAAACCGAAAACAATCGGTTTTATAAGAACAATGTGGCTGTTCCTTATCAAAACCCAACCGATAGGCGTATCATGCAAAACTTAGCAAATGGATCATTGGGAAGAATGCCTTATGATTGGTTTTATTTTGATTTGGTGAAAAACGTCAGCAAAGAAAAAACTTTTCATGCCTGCCAGATCCCACAGGAAATGGCCGAAATGCTAATCAAGGCTTCAACTATGCCAGGCGATACTGTTCTAATTCATTTTGGCGGTAGCGGTTCTGAAATAGATGTCTGTCAGCGTCTAGACCGCAATTTTGTCGCCGCCGAGATTGATTCAAAATATTACAAAATGATAATGGATCGCCTTTCGTCAGGAAGAATTGACGAAAAATATCGACTTAATGTTCGCAGGAAAGATGTGCCGTCTCAATCCCAACAATTACAGTTAATGGAGTCGCGGAAGAAATACGCGACAAGCAGATCTCCCCGAAAATCCAGAGTTGGAGTTGGAAAATAG